Within Psychrobacter sp. DAB_AL43B, the genomic segment TTAAGCAAGCAGCAAAAGAGCCAAAAAAATCAGTAAAGAAATCAACGAAAAAAGAACCGTTAGACGTTGATTTGGAGACGCTGCGCAAGAGTGCTGTCGATGAATTAGAAGGCTTAGATGATGTCGAGCTCAGCGAGATATTTAAAGCTTATATGAATGATGGACAAGTGCCAATACAAATATCTTTAGAGAACTTATAATAGAGAGTCTATAACGTATTTTTACTGATGTTTTTAAAGCCGCATTTTTCAAACCAACATCTCAAACTTTTAGATTAATAAACTGTATCACTTATAAAGGTAGAACGATGACTTACTCAATTTTTTGCCAAACGCCAAACAACGCTTTAAAAGAGCCGATGTTTTTCGGTCAGCCAGTCAACGTGGCGCGCTATGACCAGCAAAAGCACCCAATCTTTGAGCAGCTGATTGAAAAACAGCTATCTTTCTTTTGGCGTCCAGAAGAAGTCGATGTCTCACGCGACCGCATTGACTACGGCAATCTATCATCACATGAGCAGCATATTTTTATTAGTAACCTGAAATATCAGACGCTACTCGACTCTATCCAAGGTCGTAGCCCAAACGTTGTGTTATTGCCATTGGTGTCTATTCCTGAGCTTGAAACATGGATTGAGACGTGGACGTTCTCTGAGACCATTCACTCACGCAGCTACACCCATATCATTCGTAATATCGTCAATGATCCCGGTATTGTGTTTGATGACATCATGCAAAACGAGCACATTTTAGAGCGTGCGTCTGATATCGCTAAGTACTACGATGACTTGTACTATGATTCACAGCTTTACAATATGCACGGTGCTGGCACGCATACCATTAATGGCAAAGAAGTGACGGTCAGTTTAAAATCACTGAAAAAGCAGCTTTATTTGTGCTTGATGGCAGTCAACGTGCTAGAAGCTATCCGCTTTTATGTATCGTTTGCCTGCTCGTTTGCCTTTGCCGAGCGCAAGCTGATGGAAGGTAATGCCAAGATCATTAAGCTAATTGCTCGTGATGAGGCGCTACATTTAACCGGTACCCAGCATATTCTTAACCTGATGCGTAACGGTCGTGACGATCCCGAGATGGTAGAGATTGCCAATGAATGCTACGAGCAAAGTATCGAAATCTTCCGTAAGGCCGCCGAGCAAGAAAAAGAATGGGCAGGCTATCTGTTCAAAGATGGCTCAATGATTGGTCTCAATAAAGACATCCTTTGCCAATATATCGAATATATCACTAACTTACGTATGGAAGCGGTGGGCTTACCAGTCGCCTTCCCAAATTCTAAATCAAATCCTATTCCGTGGATTAATACGTGGTTGTCTTCTGATAACGTGCAGGTTGCACCACAAGAAACTGAAATCAGCTCGTACTTGGTCGGTCAAATTGACTCAGACTTATCAGACAGCGACTTTGATGACTTTGAACTTTAGAGCTTTACAGCTTTAGAGCTTTAGAGCTTTAGAAAATGGTTTTTGAAAGAACGGCGTTTAGACAGTACAAAACGATAGGGAAATGGATAGGGTAAAAACTATGACTTGGGTAATGACGAGTAAGAAGCAATTTTACTTGCATGATGATGAAAGTCTGCTTGATGGATTACTGCGTACCGGACATAATGTCAATTATCAATGTAAGGAAGGCTATTGTGGCAGTTGCCGGATAAAGCGTATCGCCAGCTCACATGTCATTGATTATCCGTTTGAACCATTAGCCATGATTGAAGAAGATGAAATCCTGCCCTGCTGCTGTAGAGTACAAGGGGTGATTTATATTAGCCATGACTCTATTGAAAAGTAGGCTTTAAGCCAATTAAAAATTAATAAAAAAAGCGCGCTGTCTTTAAGACAGCGCGCTTTTTTATATAGTCGATTCGATTTAAAAAGAATACGGTACTGCTGGGATAAATTTTTCGAAGCCTCTGGAGTGCGAAGCGCACAGCAAGCGAGGAAAACTTAACCCAGCATAATGCTATTTTTAACGTACCTCTTTTATATTGAACTGACTATATCGGTATTAAATATCAGATAGTAGGCAATAGACTTGCTCTATAAAGGCGCACCATCTCTTTCAAATAACTCTAAAAGCTCTTCACGCATACGGTCACGCTCTGCTTCTGACATCATCGGGACATCCTGTTCTGGACCTTGTAAGCTTGGCTGCTGATTACCACCAAGCATCTCATCTTGGATGACAACAGGAACTGTTATAGGCTCCTCTACTGGACGCTCCTCTAACAATATCTTCACTTGCGCATTTTTACCTTGACGTAAGATTTGAGCAAAGAGCGTGGTATTGGGGGCTTTGCGAGCGACATACTGAATTAAGGTATTGGCATCGGTCATCTCAACGCCATCAATCGTAAGGATAATATCACCAACGCGCAGACCACTCTTAGCCGCTGGACTCTTAGGAACAACGTTGAGAACTTCTACACCTGTGGAAGTTTCAAGCTGCGTAGGATCTCGCAGTTGTGACTGTATCTCGATACCGAGCCAACCACGACTGACCTTACCATCTTTAATAAGTGCATTCATCACTTGCTCAACGATAGCGGTAGGAATGGCAAAACCAATACCCATAGAGCCACCAGAGCGTGAATAAATAGCCGTATTGATACCAACCAGCTCACCGTGAGC encodes:
- the nrdB gene encoding class Ia ribonucleoside-diphosphate reductase subunit beta — translated: MTYSIFCQTPNNALKEPMFFGQPVNVARYDQQKHPIFEQLIEKQLSFFWRPEEVDVSRDRIDYGNLSSHEQHIFISNLKYQTLLDSIQGRSPNVVLLPLVSIPELETWIETWTFSETIHSRSYTHIIRNIVNDPGIVFDDIMQNEHILERASDIAKYYDDLYYDSQLYNMHGAGTHTINGKEVTVSLKSLKKQLYLCLMAVNVLEAIRFYVSFACSFAFAERKLMEGNAKIIKLIARDEALHLTGTQHILNLMRNGRDDPEMVEIANECYEQSIEIFRKAAEQEKEWAGYLFKDGSMIGLNKDILCQYIEYITNLRMEAVGLPVAFPNSKSNPIPWINTWLSSDNVQVAPQETEISSYLVGQIDSDLSDSDFDDFEL
- the yfaE gene encoding class I ribonucleotide reductase maintenance protein YfaE, whose product is MTWVMTSKKQFYLHDDESLLDGLLRTGHNVNYQCKEGYCGSCRIKRIASSHVIDYPFEPLAMIEEDEILPCCCRVQGVIYISHDSIEK